In Gammaproteobacteria bacterium, one DNA window encodes the following:
- the ggt gene encoding gamma-glutamyltransferase: protein MVATSQVFATQAGLDILRSGGNAVDAAIAANAVLGLTEPTGCGIGGDLFAMVWEPDKDAPVGLNASGRAPRSLNLDVFRQLSLDSIPSLGPLPVSTPGAVDGWFELHGRYGSLDFGELLAPAIELAREGFPVGQLTASAWARNARSLREFPGFADCFMPDGEAPAKGQVFANPRLAKTYETLASDGREAFYRGEIAWKIAAYMRENGGYLDESDLASHASEWIRPVSSGYRGNDVYALPPNTQGIATLQILNLLEQHDIRPLGFGSAKYMHLLIEAKKLAFEDRARYYADPAFVATPTEELISKEYALERGRLIDPERATTAVVHGDPRLDSPQTVYLAVGDRNGLLVSLIQSNYRGMGSGMTPGDLGFVLHNRGELFNLDPDHPNALVPGKRPFHTIIPGLARFAGGERLAFGVMGGSMQPQAQAQVIANVVDFDMDLQAAGDAPRVFHSGSSQPTGEAAQEDGGRLALEPGFGEAVRKELTGMGHVMGRARGVFGGYQAVMHDARSGVLTGASDPRKDGQAAGL, encoded by the coding sequence ATGGTCGCGACCAGCCAGGTGTTCGCCACCCAGGCCGGGCTCGACATACTGCGCTCCGGCGGCAACGCCGTCGATGCGGCGATCGCCGCGAACGCGGTGCTGGGCCTTACCGAACCGACCGGCTGCGGCATCGGCGGCGACCTGTTCGCGATGGTCTGGGAGCCGGACAAGGACGCACCCGTAGGCCTGAATGCTAGCGGCCGCGCGCCGCGCTCGCTGAACCTCGACGTGTTCCGCCAGCTCTCCCTGGATTCGATCCCCTCCCTCGGACCGCTGCCGGTTTCAACCCCCGGCGCCGTGGACGGCTGGTTCGAGCTGCATGGGCGCTACGGCTCGCTGGACTTCGGCGAGCTGCTGGCGCCAGCCATCGAACTGGCCCGGGAAGGGTTTCCGGTAGGCCAGTTGACGGCGTCCGCCTGGGCCCGCAACGCCCGTTCCCTGCGCGAGTTCCCGGGGTTCGCCGATTGCTTCATGCCGGACGGCGAGGCGCCGGCCAAGGGCCAGGTCTTCGCCAATCCGCGTCTGGCAAAAACCTACGAAACGCTGGCGTCGGACGGCAGGGAGGCCTTCTATCGCGGCGAGATCGCCTGGAAGATCGCCGCCTACATGCGCGAGAACGGCGGCTACCTCGACGAGTCGGACCTGGCCTCGCACGCTTCCGAATGGATCAGGCCGGTATCCTCCGGCTACCGCGGAAACGACGTCTACGCCCTGCCCCCCAACACGCAGGGCATCGCGACGCTTCAGATCCTCAACCTGCTGGAGCAGCACGACATCCGGCCGCTGGGGTTCGGCTCGGCGAAATACATGCATCTGCTCATCGAGGCCAAGAAGCTGGCTTTCGAGGACCGCGCGCGCTACTACGCGGACCCCGCCTTCGTGGCGACTCCGACCGAAGAGCTGATTTCCAAGGAATACGCGCTGGAGAGAGGCAGGCTGATCGATCCCGAGCGGGCCACCACCGCGGTCGTCCACGGCGACCCGAGGCTGGATTCGCCGCAGACTGTCTACCTGGCGGTCGGCGACCGCAACGGCCTGCTGGTCTCGCTGATCCAGTCCAACTACCGCGGCATGGGATCGGGCATGACGCCGGGCGACCTGGGCTTCGTGCTGCACAACCGCGGTGAATTGTTCAACCTCGATCCCGACCACCCGAACGCGCTGGTCCCGGGCAAGCGCCCGTTTCACACCATCATCCCGGGACTTGCGCGCTTCGCCGGCGGCGAGCGTCTCGCGTTCGGGGTCATGGGCGGCTCGATGCAACCGCAGGCGCAGGCGCAGGTCATCGCCAACGTGGTCGATTTCGACATGGACCTGCAGGCGGCCGGCGACGCTCCGCGCGTCTTCCACAGCGGCTCCAGCCAGCCCACCGGCGAGGCGGCGCAGGAGGACGGCGGCAGGCTCGCGCTGGAACCGGGCTTCGGAGAGGCGGTGCGCAAGGAACTGACCGGCATGGGTCACGTCATGGGACGGGCGCGCGGCGTGTTCGGCGGTTACCAGGCCGTCATGCACGATGCGCGCAGCGGCGTGCTGACCGGCGCCTCGGATCCGCGCAAGGACGGCCAGGCCGCGGGGCTGTAG
- the trpS gene encoding tryptophan--tRNA ligase: MNGKNLVTLTGITTTGTPHLGNYVGAIRPAVEASRSAPAGCSFFFLADFHALVKNRDADEVAQSSLEVAAAWLAAGLDTENAVFYRQSDIPEIPELTWVLTTLTAKGLMNRSHAYKAANDANREAGVADLDRGVTMGLFCYPILMAADILMFKADRVPVGKDQRQHVEMARDIAQRFNHHYGELLTVPEADIDEHRAVLLGPDGRKMSKSYGNVVPLFCPAKQLRKYIMRVRTNSQAPGEPKDPDESLLFDLYRSVASPEETAAMRERYAAGIGWAEMKNELFEYLDALLAPGREVYDRLIANPGDVEAELKHGAERAREISEPLMRDIRHAVGLRALKA, from the coding sequence ATGAACGGCAAGAACCTCGTTACGCTCACCGGGATTACCACGACCGGCACGCCGCATCTCGGCAACTACGTGGGCGCCATCCGCCCGGCGGTGGAGGCGAGCCGCAGCGCGCCCGCCGGCTGCAGCTTCTTCTTCCTGGCCGACTTCCATGCGCTGGTCAAGAACCGCGACGCCGACGAAGTGGCGCAGTCCAGCCTGGAAGTGGCCGCCGCCTGGCTGGCGGCGGGCCTGGACACCGAAAACGCCGTGTTCTACCGGCAGTCCGACATCCCCGAAATCCCGGAACTGACCTGGGTCCTCACGACGCTCACGGCCAAGGGACTGATGAACCGCTCGCACGCCTACAAGGCGGCGAACGACGCCAACCGCGAGGCCGGCGTGGCCGACCTGGACCGCGGGGTCACGATGGGCCTGTTCTGCTACCCCATCCTGATGGCCGCCGACATCCTGATGTTCAAGGCCGACCGCGTGCCGGTGGGCAAGGACCAGCGCCAGCACGTGGAAATGGCCCGCGACATCGCCCAGCGCTTCAACCATCACTACGGCGAACTGCTGACCGTGCCGGAAGCGGACATCGACGAGCACCGCGCGGTGCTGCTGGGGCCGGACGGGCGCAAGATGTCGAAGAGCTACGGCAACGTGGTGCCGCTGTTCTGTCCCGCGAAACAATTGCGTAAATACATCATGCGGGTGAGGACCAACTCGCAGGCGCCCGGCGAGCCCAAGGACCCGGACGAGAGCCTGTTGTTCGACCTGTACCGCTCGGTGGCGAGTCCGGAAGAAACGGCCGCGATGCGCGAGCGCTACGCGGCGGGCATCGGCTGGGCGGAGATGAAGAACGAACTGTTCGAATACCTCGACGCGCTGCTGGCGCCGGGACGGGAGGTATATGACCGCCTGATCGCCAATCCGGGCGACGTCGAGGCCGAACTGAAGCACGGCGCCGAACGGGCCCGCGAGATCAGCGAACCGCTGATGAGGGACATCCGCCACGCGGTCGGACTGCGCGCGCTTAAAGCCTGA
- a CDS encoding SDR family oxidoreductase, with amino-acid sequence MRTFISLPAAVAASLLIAVSGQVAPVQAEEAAAEGDMKPLVLVAGATGKTGVLVVQQLKAKGYPVRAFVRNAQKAADRLGPDIEAVVGDLRDPASIAATLDGVNVVVNAAGSGVPAPDDNMPEHVDFEGARNLADAAAAAGVGHYVLISSMGATQDDHQLNRLFNNILIWKRKGEEAVAASGIPYTIIRPGGLNDGPGNEQTVIFEQGDLPGLEKAISRADVARVTVAAVKDDGARNKVFEIYARDGEPQTGFSGEFGALGGS; translated from the coding sequence ATGCGTACGTTCATATCGCTGCCTGCCGCCGTTGCGGCCTCCCTGCTGATCGCCGTGTCCGGACAGGTGGCGCCGGTTCAAGCCGAAGAAGCGGCCGCGGAGGGAGACATGAAACCCCTGGTCCTGGTGGCGGGAGCCACGGGCAAGACGGGGGTGCTGGTCGTGCAGCAACTCAAGGCGAAGGGCTACCCGGTGCGCGCCTTCGTGCGCAACGCGCAAAAGGCCGCCGATCGTCTGGGACCCGATATCGAGGCCGTTGTCGGCGACTTGAGGGACCCGGCCAGCATCGCGGCCACGCTGGATGGCGTGAACGTGGTCGTCAACGCGGCGGGTTCCGGAGTCCCGGCGCCGGACGACAACATGCCGGAGCACGTCGATTTCGAAGGCGCCCGCAATCTTGCCGACGCTGCGGCGGCGGCCGGCGTCGGCCACTATGTCCTGATCTCCTCGATGGGCGCGACGCAGGACGACCACCAGTTGAACCGCCTGTTCAACAACATCCTGATCTGGAAGCGCAAGGGCGAGGAAGCGGTCGCGGCCAGCGGCATCCCCTACACCATCATTCGACCGGGCGGCCTGAACGACGGACCCGGCAACGAGCAAACGGTCATCTTCGAACAGGGTGACCTTCCGGGCCTGGAAAAGGCCATCAGCCGCGCCGACGTGGCGCGAGTCACCGTCGCCGCGGTCAAGGACGATGGAGCGCGCAACAAGGTGTTTGAAATCTACGCGCGCGACGGCGAACCGCAGACAGGCTTTTCCGGCGAATTCGGCGCACTTGGAGGATCCTGA
- a CDS encoding SDR family oxidoreductase — MRPFKLIGFLAAASLVAAACGQSGDAPAEEPAAQDLEPSKPLVLVAGATGGTGSLVVAELIEQGYPVRAFVRSTAKAVERLGADVEAVVGDLKDPASIAAALDGVGAVINTASASASGGPENSAEHVDFEGARNLAEAALAAGVGQYVLVSSRGVTDDDHYLNRMFNNILIWKRRGEEAVAASGIPYTIVRPGGLSDDPGGMQTVIFEQGDTQSEGIWITRADVARICVAALADEAALNKVFEIHAEDGEPQADFAAEFASLSAS; from the coding sequence ATGCGTCCCTTCAAACTGATCGGTTTTCTGGCGGCGGCCTCCCTCGTCGCGGCCGCCTGCGGACAGAGCGGCGACGCGCCTGCCGAGGAGCCCGCGGCCCAGGACCTGGAGCCATCCAAGCCCCTGGTGCTGGTGGCCGGCGCCACCGGCGGGACCGGCTCGCTGGTCGTCGCCGAACTCATCGAGCAGGGCTACCCGGTGCGCGCCTTCGTGCGCAGCACGGCCAAGGCCGTCGAACGCCTGGGCGCGGACGTGGAAGCGGTGGTGGGCGATCTCAAGGACCCGGCCAGCATCGCCGCCGCGCTGGACGGCGTCGGGGCGGTGATCAACACGGCCAGCGCCAGCGCCAGCGGAGGGCCCGAGAACTCCGCGGAGCACGTCGATTTCGAGGGCGCCCGCAACCTTGCCGAAGCGGCGCTGGCGGCGGGAGTCGGCCAGTACGTGCTGGTTTCGTCGCGGGGCGTAACCGACGACGATCACTACCTGAACCGGATGTTCAACAACATCCTGATCTGGAAGCGCAGGGGCGAGGAAGCCGTCGCGGCCAGCGGGATTCCCTACACGATCGTTCGGCCGGGGGGCTTGAGCGACGATCCCGGCGGCATGCAGACCGTCATCTTCGAGCAGGGCGATACCCAGTCGGAGGGCATCTGGATCACGCGCGCCGACGTGGCACGGATCTGCGTGGCGGCGCTGGCGGACGAAGCGGCGCTCAACAAGGTGTTCGAGATTCACGCCGAGGACGGGGAGCCGCAAGCGGACTTTGCCGCGGAATTCGCATCGTTGAGCGCATCCTGA
- a CDS encoding carbohydrate kinase family protein: MLFRGRFGEQILPDKVHILNVAFEVPEFRREFGGCAGNIAYNLALLGDRPLMLAAAGSDFAPYRKRIEQLGMDTALISELPDQLTAQAYIITDLDDNQITAFHPGAMNHAHCRELPPESGAQLGLVSPDGRQAMLDHARQMHEAGLPFLFDPGQGLPNFSGEELRDFIRMAACVAVNSYEAEMLKRASGWNRERICAEADALIVTEGAQGAKIFHGDRCETIPAARTEEVVDPTGCGDAFRAGLAYGIVRRWDWKDSGRLAALLGAIKAGSAGTQNHRFDRERIESEFKENYGYEIDLGGSGTDAALPGRAGAG; encoded by the coding sequence ATGCTGTTTCGCGGCCGCTTTGGCGAACAGATCCTTCCCGACAAGGTACACATCCTCAACGTGGCCTTCGAGGTTCCCGAGTTCCGGCGCGAATTCGGCGGCTGCGCCGGCAACATCGCCTACAACCTGGCGCTGCTGGGCGACCGGCCGCTCATGCTGGCCGCCGCGGGCAGCGACTTCGCGCCCTACCGCAAGCGCATCGAGCAACTCGGAATGGACACGGCGCTGATCAGCGAACTGCCCGACCAGCTCACCGCGCAGGCCTACATCATCACCGACCTGGACGACAACCAGATCACCGCCTTCCACCCGGGCGCGATGAACCACGCGCACTGCCGCGAGCTGCCGCCGGAATCGGGAGCGCAACTGGGGCTTGTTTCACCGGACGGCCGCCAGGCCATGCTCGACCACGCCCGGCAGATGCACGAGGCCGGCTTGCCTTTCCTGTTCGATCCGGGCCAGGGGCTGCCGAACTTCAGCGGCGAGGAACTGCGCGACTTCATCCGCATGGCGGCCTGCGTGGCGGTCAACAGTTACGAAGCGGAAATGCTGAAGCGCGCCTCGGGCTGGAACCGGGAGCGGATCTGCGCCGAGGCGGATGCGCTGATCGTGACCGAAGGCGCGCAGGGCGCGAAGATCTTCCACGGGGATCGTTGCGAAACCATTCCGGCGGCCCGCACCGAAGAAGTCGTGGACCCGACCGGTTGCGGCGACGCCTTCCGGGCCGGCCTGGCTTACGGTATCGTGAGAAGATGGGACTGGAAAGACTCGGGTAGGCTGGCGGCGCTGCTGGGCGCGATCAAGGCGGGCAGCGCCGGAACGCAGAACCATCGATTCGATCGAGAGCGGATTGAGAGTGAATTCAAGGAGAACTACGGCTATGAGATTGATCTCGGCGGCAGCGGGACTGACGCTGCTCTGCCTGGGCGCGCAGGCGCAGGATAA
- a CDS encoding 2-octaprenyl-6-methoxyphenyl hydroxylase translates to MYAVLVAGGGLTGASLAVALADLGLKVAVVEAVPPEDPRQPSLDDRTSAIARTGVRILENLGVWPRLAETPSPIRAVEISERGCFGGARIDAASQGLDSLGSVVRNRVLGQALWEKLRESDCVDIYCPGKVHSVKTESDKVRVSVKAGAGKQKTLTTRLLAVAEGARSPLREKFGIQAEHKEYPQVALTGLAEVRKAVRPDTAWERFTAEGPLAVLPAGGRRYGFVIVSNRGAEKLGELNDADLLARLQELVGYRAGEFVAVGPRAVYPLALDRAERVTAPRSVLVGAAANSVHPLVAQGFNLALRDVAALSETLTAAGRPPADPGDPALLARYASWRRSDQANVVRFTDSLARLSRSAWLRPLRGLGLQAFDVLPQARPMLARFALGQGGRMSRLARGLPL, encoded by the coding sequence ATGTACGCGGTCCTGGTGGCCGGCGGCGGGCTGACTGGCGCCAGTCTCGCGGTGGCGCTGGCGGACCTGGGGCTGAAGGTGGCCGTGGTCGAGGCCGTTCCGCCGGAGGACCCGCGCCAGCCCAGCCTCGACGACCGCACCAGCGCGATTGCGCGCACCGGCGTTCGGATCCTCGAGAACCTGGGCGTCTGGCCGCGGCTTGCCGAGACGCCCAGCCCGATCCGGGCCGTGGAGATTTCCGAGCGCGGCTGCTTCGGAGGCGCGCGGATCGACGCCGCATCGCAGGGGCTGGACAGCCTGGGCAGCGTGGTTCGCAACCGCGTGCTGGGACAGGCGCTTTGGGAAAAGCTGCGCGAGTCGGATTGTGTCGACATCTATTGCCCGGGCAAGGTGCATTCGGTGAAGACGGAGTCGGACAAAGTGCGCGTCAGCGTCAAAGCCGGCGCCGGGAAGCAGAAGACGCTCACGACTCGTTTGCTGGCGGTGGCGGAAGGCGCGCGCTCGCCGTTGCGCGAGAAGTTCGGCATCCAAGCCGAGCACAAGGAATACCCGCAGGTTGCGCTGACGGGCCTGGCCGAGGTCCGCAAGGCGGTCCGGCCGGACACGGCCTGGGAGCGCTTTACCGCCGAGGGCCCGCTGGCCGTGTTGCCCGCGGGCGGGCGCCGCTACGGGTTCGTGATCGTGTCAAACCGGGGCGCGGAGAAACTCGGGGAACTGAACGACGCGGACCTGCTTGCCCGTTTGCAGGAACTGGTGGGTTACCGCGCCGGGGAGTTCGTCGCGGTCGGGCCACGCGCCGTTTATCCGCTGGCGCTGGATCGGGCGGAGCGGGTCACCGCGCCCCGTTCGGTGCTGGTGGGCGCGGCGGCCAACAGCGTCCATCCGCTGGTGGCCCAGGGATTCAACCTGGCGCTGCGCGACGTCGCGGCGCTGTCGGAAACGCTGACCGCGGCTGGCCGGCCTCCGGCCGATCCCGGCGATCCGGCCCTGCTGGCGCGCTATGCCTCGTGGCGGCGGTCGGACCAGGCCAACGTGGTGCGCTTTACCGACAGCCTCGCGCGGCTGAGCCGGAGCGCCTGGCTGCGCCCCTTGCGCGGTCTGGGGTTGCAGGCGTTTGACGTCCTGCCGCAGGCCAGGCCGATGCTGGCGCGTTTCGCGCTGGGGCAGGGCGGGCGCATGTCGCGCCTGGCGCGCGGATTGCCTTTATGA
- the pepP gene encoding Xaa-Pro aminopeptidase: MLQAEDFARRRRALLGALGPGCAAIVPASPVRVRSRDVDYPYRPDTNLLYLTGFREPEAVAVLVPGRADGEFVLFCRDRDPQRELWDGKRAGPDGAKEQFGADSAYPIGALDEVMPKLLKGCDTVHYDLGSNPDFEARLGGWLKKMRDGSRERNKAPVQVAALDFYLHEMRLCKHETELECMRSSAAVAVDAHKRGMRRTRPDMYEYEVEAEIVYRFNRSGATESYPSIVASGVNACILHYNENTSRMRDGDLLLVDAGCELEGYASDITRTWPVGGAYSPEQRAVYEIVLEAQRAAIATMEPGAAILDPHHAAVDVITRGLKRIGLLKGKVSELVRDGAYREFFMHRTSHWLGMDVHDVGDYETDGEPRKLELGMCCTVEPGIYIAAENNDVPKDFRGIGIRIEDDVAVTASGHEVLTAALPKDPDEIEALVGSG, translated from the coding sequence ATGCTCCAGGCCGAAGACTTCGCCCGCCGGCGCCGCGCCCTTCTCGGCGCGCTCGGTCCGGGCTGCGCGGCCATCGTTCCCGCGAGCCCGGTGAGGGTTCGCAGCCGCGACGTCGATTACCCGTATCGCCCGGACACCAACCTGCTGTACCTGACCGGATTTCGCGAGCCCGAGGCGGTGGCCGTGCTCGTGCCCGGCCGCGCCGACGGCGAGTTCGTGCTGTTCTGCCGCGACCGCGATCCCCAGCGCGAACTCTGGGACGGCAAGCGCGCCGGACCCGACGGGGCGAAGGAGCAATTCGGCGCGGATTCCGCCTATCCCATCGGCGCGCTGGACGAGGTCATGCCCAAGTTGCTCAAGGGCTGCGACACGGTCCACTACGACCTCGGCAGCAACCCGGATTTCGAGGCGCGGCTGGGCGGTTGGCTGAAGAAAATGCGTGACGGGTCCAGGGAGCGCAACAAGGCGCCGGTGCAGGTTGCCGCGCTGGACTTCTACTTGCACGAAATGCGCCTGTGCAAGCACGAAACGGAGCTGGAGTGCATGCGCAGTTCCGCGGCGGTGGCGGTCGATGCCCACAAGCGGGGGATGCGGCGCACCCGCCCGGACATGTACGAATACGAGGTGGAAGCGGAGATCGTCTATCGCTTCAACCGGAGCGGCGCGACCGAGTCGTATCCCTCGATCGTCGCCTCCGGCGTCAATGCCTGCATCCTGCACTACAACGAGAACACGAGCCGGATGCGCGACGGCGACCTGCTGCTGGTCGATGCGGGCTGCGAACTCGAAGGCTACGCGTCCGACATTACCCGGACCTGGCCGGTCGGTGGCGCGTACTCGCCCGAGCAACGCGCCGTCTACGAAATCGTGCTGGAAGCGCAGCGCGCAGCGATCGCGACGATGGAACCCGGCGCGGCCATCCTCGACCCGCACCATGCCGCCGTCGACGTGATCACGCGCGGGCTCAAGCGGATCGGACTGCTCAAGGGCAAGGTGTCCGAGCTGGTTCGCGACGGCGCCTACCGCGAGTTCTTCATGCACCGCACCTCGCACTGGCTGGGAATGGACGTGCACGACGTGGGCGACTATGAGACCGACGGCGAACCGCGCAAGCTCGAACTCGGCATGTGCTGCACGGTCGAACCGGGCATCTATATCGCCGCGGAGAACAACGACGTTCCCAAGGATTTCCGCGGAATCGGGATTCGGATCGAGGACGACGTGGCGGTGACCGCGTCCGGACACGAGGTGCTGACGGCCGCGCTGCCCAAGGACCCGGACGAAATCGAAGCGCTGGTCGGCTCCGGCTGA
- a CDS encoding cell division protein ZapA encodes MFAGYGTGTKPAERDRIAVGAGRRTARPERSVAPRECRAADPVRKATGRALQAVQYTGGSASAGRRDGSAAAQHGTQRVTEKFETVRLRILGEDHTIACEPGDREVLKSAASLLDEQIENVQHADPLLDTTNVFMLAALRLATNLLQSQRDKDSSATETIDSVRSVRRRVERRLEKAAAADGAKAQAAG; translated from the coding sequence ATATTCGCGGGTTATGGCACAGGAACAAAACCTGCAGAACGAGATCGAATTGCTGTCGGAGCGGGTCGACGAACTGCTCGACCTGAACGATCAGTTGCGCCGCGAGAATGCCGCGCTGCTGACCCAGTGCGAAAAGCTACAGGGCGAGCGCTCCAGGCTGTTCAATACACGGGAGGAAGCGCGTCAGCGGGTCGCCGAGATGGTTCAGCGGCTGCGCAGCATGGAACGCAGCGTGTGACCGAAAAGTTCGAGACCGTCAGGCTTCGAATCCTGGGCGAGGATCACACAATCGCCTGTGAACCTGGGGACCGCGAGGTGCTGAAGAGCGCGGCTTCCCTGCTCGACGAGCAGATCGAGAACGTGCAGCACGCGGACCCCCTGCTCGACACGACCAACGTCTTCATGCTGGCGGCTCTGAGGCTCGCCACCAACCTGCTGCAATCGCAGCGTGACAAGGACAGCAGCGCCACCGAAACCATCGACAGCGTACGCAGCGTCCGCCGGCGCGTCGAACGGCGCCTCGAAAAAGCCGCTGCCGCCGACGGCGCCAAGGCCCAAGCCGCAGGCTGA
- a CDS encoding 5-formyltetrahydrofolate cyclo-ligase, whose translation MIDDLRSSLRKTRAKLSAARRDQAAESCAQLARTLPALQHARCIAAYMAHRGEMSCEPIIDWALGRGVTILLPVVVGRHMRFAPFRPGEALTPNRWGILEPEWRPARWVSARRPNVVLLPLVAFDSGGNRLGQGGGYYDRAFAFRNTAKNWRRPLLVGLGYDFQQVGQLDVKPTDVPVDAVITERQIHEFRR comes from the coding sequence CTGATCGACGACCTGCGCTCCTCACTGCGCAAGACGCGCGCGAAACTGAGCGCCGCCAGGCGCGACCAAGCCGCCGAGAGTTGCGCACAACTGGCGCGCACCCTGCCCGCGCTGCAACACGCACGCTGCATCGCCGCCTACATGGCCCACCGCGGCGAAATGTCCTGCGAGCCGATCATCGACTGGGCGCTGGGGCGTGGTGTGACCATACTGCTGCCCGTGGTAGTCGGACGGCACATGCGGTTCGCCCCATTCCGTCCCGGCGAGGCGCTGACGCCGAACCGTTGGGGAATACTCGAACCGGAATGGCGCCCGGCGCGCTGGGTTAGCGCAAGGCGGCCGAACGTGGTCCTCCTGCCACTGGTGGCTTTCGACTCCGGTGGCAACCGGCTGGGCCAGGGGGGCGGCTACTACGATCGCGCGTTCGCGTTTCGCAATACCGCGAAGAACTGGCGGCGGCCTTTGCTGGTGGGTCTCGGCTACGACTTCCAGCAGGTGGGGCAGCTTGACGTGAAGCCGACCGACGTGCCGGTGGATGCGGTGATCACCGAGCGGCAGATCCATGAGTTTCGGCGGTGA
- the rpiA gene encoding ribose-5-phosphate isomerase RpiA, producing the protein MRSKKTDKEAALAAKRHAARAAIEHIRHDCRLGVGTGSTTNEFIALLPDVRDRITTVASSSQATTDLLNDLGFEVSPLSQCGTLDLYVDGADETDDHRRLIKGGGAALTGEKILVASSRRFVCIVDETKRVKLLGKFPLPVEVIPMARSAVARKLVEMRGQPQYREGVVTDYGNEILDVHNLKILDPVEMETEINQIPGVVTVGLFARHRPEVVIVGTAEGAYSL; encoded by the coding sequence TTGCGATCGAAAAAGACGGACAAAGAGGCAGCGCTAGCGGCCAAGCGCCACGCCGCGCGGGCCGCGATTGAGCACATCCGTCACGACTGCCGCCTGGGCGTAGGCACGGGCAGCACCACCAACGAGTTCATCGCCCTACTCCCGGACGTCCGCGACCGGATCACGACCGTCGCTTCCAGCTCGCAGGCAACCACCGATCTGCTGAACGATCTCGGATTCGAGGTGTCGCCCCTGAGTCAATGCGGCACGCTGGACCTCTACGTGGACGGCGCCGACGAGACCGACGACCACCGCCGCCTGATCAAGGGCGGCGGCGCAGCGCTGACCGGCGAAAAAATACTCGTGGCGTCCTCGCGCCGTTTCGTCTGCATCGTGGACGAAACCAAGCGGGTCAAGCTGCTCGGCAAGTTCCCGCTTCCCGTGGAGGTCATCCCGATGGCGCGCTCGGCCGTGGCCCGCAAGCTCGTTGAAATGCGCGGCCAGCCGCAGTACCGCGAAGGCGTGGTCACCGATTACGGCAACGAGATCCTGGACGTGCACAACCTGAAAATCCTCGATCCGGTGGAAATGGAAACCGAAATCAACCAGATTCCCGGCGTTGTGACCGTGGGCCTGTTCGCCCGCCACCGCCCCGAAGTCGTGATCGTCGGCACAGCAGAAGGCGCCTACTCCCTATAA